The following proteins are encoded in a genomic region of Methanobacterium sp.:
- the rfbD gene encoding dTDP-4-dehydrorhamnose reductase produces the protein MEGESNSKKLIFVTGGSGLLGSKFNKDSFEKYDVIKTFNRNPENNCISLDITDHSDVLAKIESINPDLVIHSAALTNVDYCEDHQNEAYEINVKGTENIVKACEKIDCKLIYVSTDFVFDGKKGLYDEDDKTNPLGYYALTKLQGEEAVQNSRLNYAIARVSVLYGWHRRPNFVTWVINELKSKNEINVVTDQYNSPTFADNAAEAMIKIFEKDRKGIYHIAGDERISRFNFAKNIAEVFDLDKNLINPIESSEFVQKAKRPKDSSLSVEKAKKDLKMKMLNTLEGLKEMKKVQE, from the coding sequence ATGGAAGGAGAAAGTAATTCTAAAAAACTTATATTTGTTACAGGTGGAAGCGGCTTACTTGGAAGTAAATTTAATAAAGATTCTTTTGAAAAATATGATGTAATTAAAACTTTTAACAGGAATCCTGAAAATAATTGCATTTCATTAGATATCACTGACCATAGTGACGTTTTAGCTAAAATTGAATCAATTAATCCAGATCTGGTTATTCATTCAGCTGCACTTACAAACGTGGATTACTGTGAAGACCATCAAAATGAAGCATATGAAATAAACGTGAAAGGAACAGAAAATATCGTTAAAGCGTGCGAAAAAATTGATTGTAAGTTAATATACGTTTCCACGGATTTTGTTTTTGACGGAAAAAAAGGACTGTATGATGAAGATGATAAAACAAATCCTCTGGGCTATTATGCTTTAACCAAACTTCAAGGAGAAGAAGCTGTCCAAAATTCCAGGCTGAATTATGCTATAGCTCGGGTAAGTGTTTTGTATGGGTGGCACAGGCGGCCAAACTTTGTAACATGGGTTATTAATGAGCTGAAATCAAAAAATGAAATAAACGTGGTTACAGATCAGTATAACTCCCCCACATTTGCAGATAATGCTGCAGAGGCTATGATTAAGATATTTGAAAAAGATAGAAAAGGAATATACCACATTGCAGGTGATGAGAGGATCAGCAGGTTTAATTTTGCAAAAAACATTGCAGAAGTCTTCGATCTTGATAAAAATCTTATAAATCCAATAGAAAGCAGCGAATTTGTTCAAAAAGCTAAAAGGCCAAAGGATTCTTCGTTATCTGTTGAAAAAGCTAAGAAAGACCTTAAAATGAAAATGTTAAATACTCTTGAAGGACTTAAAGAAATGAAAAAAGTGCAAGAATAA
- the galU gene encoding UTP--glucose-1-phosphate uridylyltransferase GalU, protein MKAVIPAAGLGTRFLPATKAQPKEMLPVFNKPTIQYVVEEAVSSGIDDILIITGKGKRSIEDHFDRAFELEYFLQNCGKTDYLNEIESISEMADIYYVRQKKQKGLGNAISYAKKHIDGEPFAVLLGDTIAQSEIPCTKQLIDVYNRYESTVIAIEEVPDEKVERYGIINGTKIGDSLYKIEDLVEKPKLEDAPSNLGIIGRYLLAPEIFDYINEVPPGVGGEIQLTDALRLFDESYGCIFKGKIHDIGNTVDWLKSSIEIALEHSDVRDELIEYLANILK, encoded by the coding sequence ATGAAAGCGGTGATACCTGCTGCTGGACTTGGTACAAGGTTTTTACCAGCCACAAAAGCACAACCAAAGGAAATGCTACCAGTTTTTAACAAACCAACAATACAGTACGTGGTAGAAGAAGCTGTATCTTCTGGAATTGACGATATTTTAATAATAACAGGAAAAGGGAAACGTTCTATAGAGGATCACTTTGATAGGGCTTTTGAACTGGAATATTTCCTTCAAAATTGTGGAAAAACTGATTATCTTAATGAAATAGAATCAATTTCAGAAATGGCAGATATTTACTATGTAAGACAGAAAAAACAAAAGGGGCTTGGAAATGCGATATCATATGCCAAAAAGCATATTGATGGCGAACCATTTGCCGTTCTGCTTGGTGATACCATAGCTCAGTCTGAAATTCCATGCACCAAACAGCTTATAGATGTTTATAACAGGTATGAATCCACAGTAATTGCCATAGAAGAAGTTCCTGATGAAAAAGTGGAAAGATATGGTATTATTAATGGTACAAAAATAGGTGATTCCCTCTATAAAATTGAAGATCTGGTAGAAAAACCTAAATTAGAAGATGCCCCATCGAATTTAGGAATTATAGGGAGATATTTACTGGCCCCAGAAATATTTGATTATATTAATGAAGTTCCGCCCGGTGTTGGTGGTGAAATACAGCTTACAGATGCTTTAAGACTTTTTGATGAAAGTTACGGCTGCATATTCAAAGGCAAAATCCACGATATTGGAAATACAGTGGACTGGCTTAAAAGTTCCATTGAAATTGCTCTTGAGCACAGTGATGTTAGGGATGAATTAATAGAATATCTGGCCAATATTTTGAAATAG
- a CDS encoding glycosyltransferase family 4 protein: MKIAFIYDAVYPFITGGAEKRVYELAKRLAQKGHDVHWYGIGWWWPEEGQKDMELDGIKLHGVCKPMDLYNEERRSIKEALLFSLKLFPRLMGERYDIVDCQGFPFFSCFTAKIHTVFGKSKLVITLHEVWNDYWYEYLGKAGILGKLVEKIMVHLSNNIISVSKKTKKNLKKIKTSEKSVVIPNGIDFDYISGIMPSTEKSDVIFAGRLIKEKNVDLLIRSVYLTKEKIPDIKCLIIGDGTERLKLEKLANKLNIQNNVIFKGFMDDYHDLISYMKSSKVFVLPSTREGFGIVVIEANACGLPVVVVNHKMNAACDLIVNTKNGFIAELSKEDISEKIMKSMENKGKMESECIEMSRKYDWNKIVDSLEKIYRDIHD, translated from the coding sequence ATGAAAATTGCCTTTATTTATGATGCTGTTTATCCATTTATAACTGGGGGAGCAGAAAAAAGGGTTTACGAACTTGCAAAAAGGCTTGCTCAAAAAGGGCATGATGTCCACTGGTATGGCATTGGCTGGTGGTGGCCTGAAGAGGGGCAAAAAGACATGGAACTGGATGGTATTAAACTCCATGGAGTCTGCAAACCCATGGACCTCTATAATGAAGAGCGTAGATCTATAAAAGAAGCCCTGTTATTTTCGCTGAAGCTGTTTCCAAGGTTAATGGGTGAAAGATATGACATAGTTGATTGCCAGGGATTTCCCTTTTTTTCATGCTTTACTGCAAAGATACATACTGTTTTTGGAAAGTCAAAACTGGTGATTACCTTACATGAAGTATGGAATGATTACTGGTATGAATATCTGGGAAAAGCAGGGATTTTGGGGAAACTGGTTGAAAAAATAATGGTTCACCTTTCAAATAATATCATATCTGTTTCCAAAAAAACTAAGAAGAATCTTAAAAAGATAAAAACATCTGAAAAATCTGTTGTAATTCCAAATGGGATTGATTTTGATTATATAAGTGGAATAATGCCTTCAACTGAAAAATCAGATGTAATATTTGCAGGAAGGTTAATTAAGGAAAAAAATGTCGATTTGTTAATCAGATCTGTATATTTAACAAAAGAAAAAATTCCAGATATTAAATGTTTGATTATTGGAGACGGTACAGAAAGGCTAAAGCTTGAAAAACTTGCAAACAAGTTGAACATCCAAAATAATGTAATTTTTAAAGGATTTATGGATGATTACCATGATTTAATTTCATATATGAAATCATCCAAAGTTTTCGTGCTTCCATCAACAAGAGAAGGCTTTGGAATTGTAGTAATTGAAGCTAATGCCTGCGGGTTGCCAGTTGTTGTTGTAAATCATAAGATGAATGCTGCATGTGACCTAATAGTAAATACTAAAAATGGATTTATAGCTGAATTATCTAAAGAGGATATTTCAGAGAAGATAATGAAATCCATGGAAAATAAAGGTAAAATGGAAAGTGAATGCATTGAAATGTCCAGAAAATACGATTGGAACAAAATTGTTGATTCCCTCGAGAAGATTTATAGGGATATACATGATTAA
- a CDS encoding glycosyltransferase family 2 protein: MMISIVIPALNEEGIVGKTVKSVPVEKLKKNGLDVEIIVVNNASTDNTAQEAGEAGARVVLGKKRGYGNAYLKGFSEAKGDIVVMGDADGTYPFQMTYEFIQPILKGEADFVMGSRLKGDIKKGAMSALHRYIGNPFLTWLLNVLFKAGISDSHCGMRAIKKDTLNSLGLKSPGMEFASEMVIEAARKNVKIAEIPISYYPREGESKLSSFSDGWRHLRFMMLYRPTPFLLVPGIVVLFMGIIFFIGVILQQYGMHSLILGSLLFIIGYQMLLAWIQFGAFGAVYGITETSGTINKIMNYHSLGRELFLGLIFLAAGVIVGLKVLFSWSAVGFGSLSQIQFVVVALIFSILGIQTIFSSMFLSLLLLNRANDSN; this comes from the coding sequence ATGATGATTTCAATTGTTATCCCTGCCTTAAACGAAGAAGGAATTGTTGGAAAGACTGTTAAATCAGTTCCAGTCGAAAAATTAAAAAAAAATGGACTTGATGTTGAAATAATTGTTGTAAATAACGCATCAACAGATAACACCGCCCAGGAAGCAGGTGAAGCAGGGGCAAGAGTGGTACTTGGAAAAAAAAGAGGATACGGAAACGCTTATTTAAAAGGATTCAGTGAAGCGAAAGGAGATATAGTTGTAATGGGTGATGCTGATGGCACATATCCTTTCCAAATGACATATGAATTCATTCAACCTATTTTAAAGGGGGAAGCTGATTTTGTAATGGGTTCCAGGCTTAAGGGAGATATAAAAAAGGGCGCTATGTCTGCTTTACATAGATATATTGGTAATCCATTTCTTACATGGCTATTAAATGTTCTATTTAAGGCAGGGATTTCTGACTCTCATTGTGGAATGAGAGCTATTAAAAAAGATACTCTTAACTCATTAGGCCTTAAGAGTCCTGGAATGGAGTTTGCTTCAGAAATGGTTATAGAAGCAGCCAGGAAAAACGTTAAAATTGCTGAAATTCCAATCAGTTATTATCCAAGAGAAGGTGAATCAAAACTCAGCTCTTTTTCAGACGGCTGGAGACATCTAAGATTCATGATGCTTTACAGGCCAACACCTTTCCTTTTAGTGCCCGGTATTGTAGTTCTGTTCATGGGGATAATATTTTTTATAGGGGTAATTTTACAACAGTATGGAATGCATTCTTTAATACTGGGCAGTCTGCTGTTTATAATTGGATATCAAATGCTTTTAGCATGGATTCAGTTTGGAGCATTTGGAGCAGTTTATGGAATTACAGAAACTTCTGGAACTATAAATAAGATTATGAACTATCATTCACTTGGAAGAGAATTGTTTTTGGGATTAATCTTTTTAGCTGCGGGAGTAATTGTAGGTCTTAAAGTTCTCTTTAGCTGGAGTGCTGTAGGATTTGGAAGTCTTTCACAGATCCAGTTTGTTGTAGTTGCATTGATATTTTCCATCCTTGGAATTCAGACAATTTTTTCAAGCATGTTCTTGAGCCTGCTGCTTTTAAATAGGGCTAATGATTCAAATTAA
- a CDS encoding glycosyltransferase family 4 protein, producing the protein MKIVQTPVRFYPFIGGVENYVYYSAREMVKLGHQVTVICANEPYTKKEEIIDGIKVKRLFYFGKIANTNITPGMPLTLLKEEFDIIHTHIPTPWSADWSNIVSKLKKKPLVITYHNDIIGDGIASHIASFYNSTALKSLLNNADRIIITQLNYLQSSPYLEKHKDKIDVIPNGVDVEKFKPVDVDKNKNTIFFLSLLDEFHKYKGLDYLLKALKQVKKVIPDVKLIIGGKGVLLDYYSNMANDMGLNENVEFHGFIPDEKIAEYYSRSSVFVLPSISSKQEGFGIVALEALACETPVISTEIVGVASDVKKSKSGIIVPPMDVDELAGAIIKVLNDENAASMGLRGRKLVEDKYTWSGIAKMTEKVYKELL; encoded by the coding sequence ATGAAGATTGTTCAAACACCTGTTAGATTTTATCCTTTTATTGGCGGTGTAGAAAATTATGTTTATTATTCTGCCAGGGAAATGGTTAAATTGGGACATCAAGTCACTGTTATTTGTGCTAATGAGCCATATACAAAAAAAGAGGAAATAATTGATGGTATTAAAGTAAAAAGACTCTTTTATTTTGGTAAAATTGCTAATACCAACATAACTCCGGGAATGCCCTTAACACTTTTAAAGGAGGAATTTGATATTATCCACACCCATATTCCAACCCCGTGGAGTGCTGATTGGAGCAATATAGTTTCAAAATTAAAAAAAAAGCCATTAGTAATTACTTATCACAATGATATTATTGGTGATGGCATTGCAAGTCATATAGCAAGTTTTTACAACTCTACAGCTTTAAAATCGCTTTTAAATAATGCAGATAGGATAATAATTACACAACTAAACTATCTACAGTCATCACCATATCTTGAAAAACATAAAGATAAAATAGATGTTATCCCAAATGGAGTTGATGTGGAAAAATTTAAACCAGTTGATGTGGATAAAAATAAAAATACAATATTTTTCCTGAGCCTTTTAGATGAATTTCATAAATATAAAGGTCTGGATTATCTTTTAAAAGCACTAAAACAGGTAAAAAAAGTAATTCCTGATGTAAAGTTGATAATTGGTGGAAAAGGAGTGCTTTTGGATTATTACAGCAATATGGCTAATGATATGGGTTTAAATGAAAACGTTGAATTCCATGGATTCATTCCAGATGAAAAAATTGCTGAATATTATAGTAGATCAAGTGTTTTTGTGCTGCCTTCAATCTCTTCAAAGCAGGAAGGTTTTGGTATTGTTGCTCTTGAGGCTCTGGCATGCGAAACACCAGTTATAAGTACAGAAATTGTTGGAGTAGCGTCTGATGTGAAAAAAAGTAAATCTGGAATAATTGTTCCACCGATGGATGTTGATGAACTTGCAGGCGCAATTATCAAAGTGTTAAATGATGAAAATGCTGCAAGCATGGGATTAAGAGGAAGAAAACTTGTAGAAGACAAATATACATGGTCAGGAATTGCTAAAATGACAGAAAAGGTTTATAAAGAATTACTGTAA
- a CDS encoding DUF371 domain-containing protein, translating into MEYVFHAKGHPNVTSTHKSTLEVTMDKEIGIKADCIIGVSSKVKLEDFPPELLEAVKNENNVIKVQLETDNAFDEITGYGHPELTLDHPTDMVCRKSEFKCSRTLMIKSDKAAVDLKKELIDDLKEGKELKVKIIVE; encoded by the coding sequence TTGGAATATGTTTTTCATGCTAAAGGACATCCTAATGTCACATCCACCCATAAATCTACACTTGAAGTAACAATGGATAAAGAAATTGGAATAAAAGCTGACTGCATTATAGGAGTTTCTTCCAAGGTTAAGCTTGAAGATTTTCCGCCAGAGCTTCTTGAAGCAGTGAAAAATGAAAATAATGTTATTAAAGTTCAGCTTGAAACAGATAATGCTTTTGATGAAATTACAGGGTATGGACATCCTGAATTAACACTGGATCATCCCACAGATATGGTCTGCAGAAAAAGTGAGTTTAAATGCAGCCGTACTTTGATGATAAAGTCAGATAAGGCAGCAGTTGATCTTAAAAAAGAACTTATCGATGATTTAAAAGAGGGGAAAGAATTGAAAGTTAAAATAATTGTTGAATGA
- a CDS encoding DUF2206 domain-containing protein has protein sequence MFSEIMNWGMKKWISFLIVLLFITDIIVLLDIPVFRELSVFIYFTTVPGILILHIFKLNKLNFLKKVVLLIGLSISFITFTGLLLNSLYPLLLKPLSLAPLLILFNILLIIMAVIAYWRNKENFYLKDFLNFNANLNGKLTSILIFPAIFPFMAILGTYLMNTSENNIILLSMLMLIPVYIIVLALFKEKVHPATYPFSLWTIGLGLLLIYGLTSQHIIGRDVHNELYCLKLTLANFHWNIMDYFNPYNACLSITILPAIYTVLSSLNAEYVFKIYFAVIGSFIPLIIYIVAKNYLDEQYAFFASLLFVFQLFFMNLLGAIRQEVAVLFFFLALMVIFSTDINKQFQKVMFLIFLFSLVVSHYTTAYVAFIIMATILLVPFLTSLIRKRKIVFTNFDLILISLAFIGLWYILFAKVQFASGTQVVQTTVAATAAGLGDASTPASAFADSRGDYVLGILGIKLKSVPNTISVIAHNLTFATILIGLLAIGRHFKHYLTKFGAEFLVGVVLSIALMVSFVVLPYISVAYDVARLFFQLIIFLAPVFIIGAIAIAKLIKKPKWSVAIILILLIFLFSCTTYLQYHFYGMPYSATYDKDGIIRGETFIYQSELAGVYWLKENRINNLSIYSDERIGSRFNIADFRPKNANSSFFIYNKTVSSGYIYLGKVNIDKKQIYQIYDDILILDLNNYKHLFIRKERIYDSGGSQIWF, from the coding sequence ATGTTCAGTGAAATAATGAATTGGGGAATGAAGAAGTGGATTTCATTTTTAATTGTGCTGCTTTTTATAACAGATATTATCGTATTACTTGATATCCCTGTATTTCGAGAACTCTCAGTTTTTATCTACTTTACAACTGTTCCAGGAATATTGATTTTACATATTTTCAAATTAAATAAGCTTAATTTTCTTAAAAAAGTGGTGCTTCTAATTGGGCTGAGTATTTCATTTATAACTTTTACAGGGCTGCTTTTAAATAGTCTTTATCCTCTTCTATTAAAACCACTATCTCTTGCTCCGCTGTTAATTTTATTCAACATACTTTTGATAATTATGGCAGTTATTGCTTACTGGAGAAATAAAGAAAACTTCTATCTTAAAGATTTCTTAAATTTTAATGCTAATTTAAATGGTAAATTAACTTCAATCTTAATATTTCCTGCTATATTCCCATTTATGGCCATATTAGGCACTTACCTAATGAATACTTCAGAAAATAACATTATTTTACTTTCGATGTTAATGTTAATTCCAGTTTATATCATCGTGCTGGCATTATTCAAAGAAAAGGTGCATCCTGCTACATATCCCTTTTCTTTATGGACAATAGGTCTGGGTTTACTTTTAATATACGGACTGACTTCACAGCATATTATTGGTAGAGATGTCCACAACGAACTTTACTGCTTAAAATTAACACTTGCAAATTTCCACTGGAATATTATGGATTACTTTAATCCCTATAATGCCTGCTTAAGCATTACAATACTCCCTGCTATATATACTGTATTATCCTCCTTAAATGCAGAATATGTTTTTAAAATATATTTTGCAGTAATAGGTTCATTTATTCCATTAATAATTTATATTGTGGCTAAAAATTATTTGGATGAACAATATGCTTTTTTTGCATCCTTACTTTTTGTATTCCAGCTCTTTTTCATGAATTTATTAGGAGCTATAAGGCAGGAAGTTGCAGTTCTCTTCTTCTTTTTAGCATTAATGGTTATTTTCAGTACTGATATTAACAAACAATTCCAGAAGGTCATGTTTTTAATATTTTTATTTTCACTTGTTGTATCTCACTACACAACTGCATACGTAGCTTTTATCATCATGGCAACCATTCTGCTTGTTCCATTCTTAACCAGTTTGATAAGGAAGAGAAAAATCGTTTTTACAAATTTTGACCTGATTTTGATTTCACTGGCATTTATTGGTTTATGGTACATTTTATTTGCAAAAGTTCAGTTTGCTTCAGGTACTCAGGTAGTTCAAACTACTGTTGCAGCCACAGCAGCTGGTTTAGGTGATGCCTCAACACCAGCATCAGCTTTTGCAGATTCAAGAGGAGATTATGTTTTGGGGATACTTGGAATTAAGCTTAAGTCAGTTCCAAACACCATAAGTGTTATAGCTCATAATTTAACTTTTGCAACAATATTAATTGGTCTTTTAGCTATTGGCAGACACTTTAAGCATTATCTGACTAAATTCGGTGCTGAATTTTTAGTGGGAGTAGTATTATCCATTGCTTTAATGGTTTCATTTGTTGTTTTACCTTATATTTCGGTTGCATATGATGTTGCCAGGCTATTTTTCCAGCTCATCATATTTTTAGCCCCGGTTTTTATAATAGGTGCAATTGCAATTGCTAAATTAATCAAAAAGCCTAAATGGAGTGTTGCAATTATTCTTATTCTACTAATATTCTTATTTTCATGTACCACCTATCTCCAATATCATTTTTATGGAATGCCATATTCTGCAACCTATGATAAAGACGGAATAATAAGAGGGGAGACATTTATTTATCAAAGTGAGCTGGCTGGAGTATACTGGCTAAAGGAGAATAGAATAAATAATTTAAGTATTTATTCAGATGAAAGAATAGGTTCTAGATTTAATATTGCTGATTTTAGACCTAAAAATGCAAATTCGTCATTTTTTATTTACAATAAAACAGTTAGTTCGGGATATATCTATTTGGGAAAGGTAAACATTGATAAAAAACAGATTTATCAAATTTACGATGATATTTTAATCTTGGATTTAAACAACTATAAGCACCTTTTTATAAGAAAAGAAAGGATTTATGACAGTGGAGGAAGCCAGATATGGTTTTAG
- a CDS encoding DUF167 family protein, translating into MKAIKEVDDGILVDIEVSTRSNKFEITGYDEWRDRIEIRIKSPPLRGKANKEIINEFEKLTKKDVKIISGIKSQRKTLKIFNISRSEFLEYLSDSLSISR; encoded by the coding sequence TTGAAAGCTATAAAAGAAGTTGATGATGGAATTTTAGTTGATATTGAAGTTTCTACCAGGTCAAATAAATTTGAAATAACCGGATATGATGAGTGGAGAGATAGAATCGAAATAAGAATAAAATCTCCACCACTTAGAGGGAAGGCAAACAAAGAAATAATCAATGAATTTGAAAAACTTACAAAAAAGGATGTAAAGATAATTTCAGGTATTAAAAGTCAGCGAAAAACCCTTAAAATTTTTAATATTTCCAGATCAGAGTTTTTAGAATATTTAAGCGATTCACTTTCAATTTCACGATAA